A single window of Flavobacterium aestivum DNA harbors:
- the ychF gene encoding redox-regulated ATPase YchF, with amino-acid sequence MKAGIVGLPNVGKSTLFNCLSNAKAQSANFPFCTIEPNIGVVNVPDPRIEKLEELVKPERVQMATVDIVDIAGLVKGASKGEGLGNQFLGNIRECNAIIHVLRCFDNDNIVHVDGNVNPIRDKETIDIELQLKDLETIEKRLEKVNRAAKTGNKEAQTEKALLDRIKDTLLQAKSARTVAAQSNEEEVLLESFQLITAKPVLYVCNVDENSAVNGNKYVDQVRELVKDEDAEVIILSVGAEADITELESYEERQVFLEDMGLKEPGSSVLIRAAYKLLKQQTYFTAGVKEVRAWTINIGATAPQAAGVIHTDFEKGFIRAEVISYEDFVQYGSEAKCKEAGKFKVEGKEYVVKDGDVMHFRFNV; translated from the coding sequence ATGAAAGCAGGAATTGTAGGATTACCAAATGTTGGAAAATCAACATTATTCAATTGTTTATCGAATGCGAAAGCGCAAAGTGCAAACTTTCCTTTTTGTACCATTGAACCTAATATTGGGGTTGTAAATGTACCGGATCCAAGAATTGAAAAATTAGAGGAGCTTGTAAAACCAGAGCGTGTACAAATGGCAACAGTAGATATTGTTGACATTGCAGGATTGGTAAAAGGAGCGAGTAAAGGTGAAGGATTAGGGAATCAATTTTTGGGTAACATCAGAGAGTGTAATGCTATTATTCACGTATTGCGTTGTTTTGACAATGATAATATTGTACACGTAGATGGGAATGTAAATCCTATCCGTGATAAAGAAACGATTGATATTGAGTTGCAATTGAAAGACCTTGAAACTATAGAGAAACGTTTAGAAAAGGTAAATCGTGCAGCCAAAACCGGAAATAAAGAAGCGCAAACAGAAAAAGCACTTTTAGATAGAATTAAAGACACCCTTTTACAGGCAAAATCAGCTAGAACTGTTGCGGCACAAAGTAATGAGGAGGAAGTATTATTAGAAAGCTTTCAATTGATTACTGCAAAGCCAGTTTTATATGTTTGTAATGTAGATGAGAATTCTGCTGTAAACGGAAATAAATACGTAGATCAGGTTCGTGAGTTGGTAAAAGATGAAGATGCAGAAGTAATTATTCTTTCTGTAGGGGCCGAAGCAGATATTACTGAATTGGAAAGCTATGAAGAGCGTCAGGTTTTTCTTGAAGATATGGGTTTGAAAGAGCCGGGATCATCTGTCTTGATTCGTGCAGCTTATAAATTATTGAAGCAACAAACTTATTTCACAGCAGGTGTTAAAGAAGTACGTGCTTGGACTATCAACATTGGAGCAACTGCACCACAAGCAGCTGGAGTAATTCATACAGATTTCGAAAAAGGATTTATCCGCGCAGAAGTAATTTCATATGAAGATTTCGTTCAATACGGATCAGAAGCTAAATGTAAAGAAGCCGGAAAATTTAAAGTAGAAGGAAAAGAATATGTAGTAAAAGATGGAGACGTAATGCACTTTAGATTTAATGTGTAA
- a CDS encoding FIST signal transduction protein yields MKLQQVIINEKEEDRILFSSNGFNFKKANLVLAFGERVFLDQVLPYKKIRSLYPEAQIIICSSSGQISDANLVENNIVATALEFERTTIRVSEIDILKNSNIQDLGDVLKDSLFNDDLKSILILSEGSFINGTELINELIKQTKGVIPIFGGLAGDGYKFEKTTIGLNNDATQGKIVAIGFYGDAIHFGFGSDGGWSDFGPEREVTLSEKNILYKIGDRFALDLYKEYLGKYAMELPGSSLYFPLSMKENKDALPVVRTILSIDEEKKSMTFAGNIPQGSFVRLMKGNLDKLIDASYNAASQIATSQSTEPELALVVSCVGRKIVLGTRIEEELEVVKEVFGKNIVICGFYSYGEISPNFNKVACELHNQTMTVTTICEV; encoded by the coding sequence ATGAAACTTCAACAAGTCATTATTAATGAAAAGGAAGAGGATAGGATTCTTTTTTCTTCCAATGGTTTTAATTTCAAAAAAGCTAATCTTGTACTTGCTTTTGGTGAAAGAGTTTTTTTAGATCAAGTACTACCTTATAAAAAAATAAGAAGTTTGTATCCAGAAGCACAAATTATTATTTGTTCTTCATCTGGTCAGATTTCTGATGCAAATTTGGTAGAGAACAATATAGTTGCTACCGCATTAGAATTTGAAAGGACAACGATAAGAGTTTCTGAAATTGACATCCTGAAAAACTCTAATATTCAAGATTTAGGAGATGTTCTTAAGGATTCCCTTTTTAATGATGATTTAAAATCGATACTTATCCTGTCTGAAGGAAGTTTTATCAATGGGACAGAACTTATAAATGAATTGATAAAACAAACCAAAGGGGTTATCCCTATTTTTGGAGGGCTGGCAGGTGACGGATATAAATTCGAGAAAACAACCATTGGTCTAAATAATGATGCAACCCAAGGAAAGATAGTTGCAATAGGGTTTTATGGAGATGCAATTCATTTCGGGTTTGGGTCTGATGGAGGATGGAGTGATTTTGGACCGGAAAGAGAGGTGACACTTTCAGAGAAGAACATATTGTATAAAATAGGCGATAGGTTTGCATTAGATTTATACAAAGAATATCTTGGTAAATATGCCATGGAATTACCAGGATCCTCATTGTATTTTCCGCTATCCATGAAAGAAAATAAAGATGCGCTTCCGGTAGTAAGAACCATTTTGTCGATTGACGAAGAAAAGAAATCAATGACTTTTGCCGGAAACATTCCTCAAGGTTCCTTTGTTCGATTAATGAAAGGCAATCTCGACAAACTTATTGATGCTTCGTATAATGCGGCATCGCAAATAGCCACAAGTCAATCAACCGAGCCGGAATTGGCATTAGTGGTCAGTTGTGTGGGACGAAAGATTGTTCTGGGTACCAGGATAGAAGAGGAGCTTGAAGTGGTAAAAGAAGTATTTGGTAAAAATATTGTAATCTGTGGCTTTTATTCTTATGGAGAGATCTCCCCAAATTTTAATAAAGTAGCTTGCGAATTACACAATCAGACAATGACCGTTACAACTATTTGTGAAGTGTAA
- a CDS encoding response regulator, producing MDKANLHRQLSRQLNKYLSDDFIAENENVKRFVEVVNQSYFNFEKDVELFEQSSRLNDIEFHKINKKLKGELEKKENIQTKLIQSIKQLNNSEIKVEKDDNLIDLLNILNKEIEFKKEFENRLFEAKSNAEKANEAKSDFLSIMSHEIRTPLNAIIGLIYIMEKENTLESFQENLEVLKHSSQNLFLLINDILDFNKIEAGKIDIEKIPFNFKDLVIQIGKSQETRALENLNKIEVIIDDNFIPNVISDPLRIGQVITNLVSNAIKFTKNGLIQIKIDQIRKSNSKSVFKVQVIDSGIGIDLKEFDSIFQKFAQAETRTTRQFGGTGLGLAITKKLLNLLNSDIELESEIGVGSNFSFVLELPIVPEKNQPNNSILNNDEVKNLDGLYILLVEDNLINVKIADKILRQWNVEIDVAENGLIAIEKFKQNKYDIILMDLSMPVMDGYEATKIIRSTGTRIPIIALTASSSYDDLEKIVDIGMNEYVIKPFNPDELYQKLRKYY from the coding sequence ATGGATAAAGCGAATTTACATAGACAACTTAGTAGACAGCTCAACAAGTATTTATCGGACGATTTCATTGCGGAAAATGAAAACGTTAAACGTTTTGTTGAAGTTGTCAATCAATCGTATTTTAATTTTGAAAAGGATGTCGAATTATTCGAGCAATCTTCTCGTTTGAACGATATTGAATTTCATAAGATTAATAAAAAATTAAAAGGGGAATTAGAAAAAAAAGAAAATATACAAACCAAACTAATTCAATCCATAAAGCAATTAAACAATAGTGAAATAAAGGTTGAAAAGGATGATAACCTGATTGATTTGTTGAATATTTTAAATAAAGAAATCGAGTTTAAGAAAGAATTTGAAAATCGGTTATTTGAAGCAAAGTCAAATGCTGAAAAGGCAAACGAGGCAAAGTCTGATTTTCTTTCTATTATGAGCCATGAAATTCGTACACCTCTAAATGCAATTATTGGTTTGATTTATATAATGGAAAAAGAAAATACTCTGGAAAGTTTTCAGGAAAATCTAGAGGTTTTAAAGCATTCTTCACAAAATTTATTTCTACTTATAAATGACATTCTTGACTTTAATAAAATTGAGGCAGGAAAGATTGATATAGAAAAAATTCCATTCAATTTTAAAGATTTAGTAATACAAATAGGGAAATCCCAAGAAACCAGAGCTTTAGAAAACCTAAATAAAATCGAAGTAATTATTGATGATAACTTTATCCCAAATGTAATTTCAGATCCTTTGAGAATTGGTCAGGTTATTACCAATTTAGTCTCAAATGCTATAAAATTCACTAAGAATGGTTTGATACAAATAAAAATTGATCAAATCAGAAAAAGTAACAGTAAATCGGTTTTTAAAGTACAAGTGATTGACAGTGGAATAGGAATAGATTTGAAAGAGTTTGATTCTATTTTTCAAAAGTTTGCCCAAGCAGAAACAAGGACAACCAGACAATTTGGAGGAACTGGATTAGGCTTGGCAATAACAAAAAAACTACTTAATCTATTAAACTCGGATATTGAATTAGAAAGTGAAATAGGAGTTGGATCTAATTTTAGTTTCGTTCTGGAATTGCCAATAGTTCCGGAAAAAAATCAGCCCAATAATAGTATTTTGAATAATGATGAGGTAAAAAACCTAGATGGATTATACATTCTTTTGGTTGAAGATAACCTTATTAATGTCAAAATTGCGGATAAAATATTGAGACAATGGAATGTAGAAATTGATGTTGCCGAAAATGGTCTTATTGCTATCGAGAAATTCAAACAGAATAAGTATGATATTATTTTAATGGATTTGTCAATGCCTGTGATGGACGGATATGAGGCAACAAAAATTATAAGAAGCACAGGAACAAGAATACCAATAATTGCACTAACAGCTTCTTCTTCGTATGATGATCTTGAGAAAATTGTCGATATTGGTATGAATGAATATGTTATAAAGCCATTTAACCCGGATGAATTGTATCAGAAATTGCGAAAGTATTATTAA
- a CDS encoding NADPH-dependent FMN reductase — MKIIAFGGSPSKNSINKKLATYASSLFENASVEVLDLNDFQMPLFSVDIEAEIGQHPLAKAFLEKIATADTLVISLAENNGNYSAAFKNVVDWCSRINGKIFQEKPTLLMATSPGARGGASVLEIAKNNFPRFASEIKAVFSLPSFNDNFDVANGKISNPELDNQLRVIVKNF, encoded by the coding sequence ATGAAGATTATCGCATTTGGGGGGAGTCCCAGTAAAAACTCCATTAATAAAAAATTAGCAACTTATGCCTCTAGCTTATTTGAAAACGCAAGTGTTGAGGTACTTGACTTGAATGATTTTCAAATGCCATTATTTAGCGTAGACATAGAAGCTGAAATAGGGCAACATCCTTTAGCTAAAGCCTTCCTTGAAAAAATTGCAACGGCAGATACTTTGGTAATTTCACTTGCAGAAAACAACGGAAATTACTCAGCCGCTTTTAAAAATGTTGTGGATTGGTGTTCAAGAATAAACGGAAAAATATTTCAGGAAAAACCAACTTTATTGATGGCAACTTCCCCAGGTGCGAGAGGTGGAGCAAGTGTATTAGAGATTGCGAAAAATAATTTTCCGCGTTTTGCATCCGAAATCAAAGCTGTTTTCTCATTACCTAGTTTTAACGATAATTTTGATGTAGCAAACGGTAAAATTTCTAACCCAGAATTAGATAATCAATTGAGAGTGATTGTTAAGAATTTTTAA
- a CDS encoding PAS domain S-box protein — protein sequence MINKIKASVELSLLIFIMLLFIVGIGVYSVYQIKNTNSSSHELYTDRMLPMGQLGAIRYYSASILSIAQQANGKQITFEGARKKIREAQDTIIFNWKSYSLTYLTQNEKQIAVKTSELLKKSNATVEKLILILEKEDAVALNSFINKELFPAINPVLIEISNLLKLQLQIGQNIDRDTLLAYRDYINEFLLILLIIFIFVISFSYYMIKKIEAIINVSNLNNEKLVISNQNYRNLIEYAGEAIFILDENKRIIDVNDYASKLFGYTREEFLKIRISDLIVPQELEKEECSIKSRKKNECGITFNKIIRKDGREIDVEINNRLMEGNGVFAIIRDITDRNRTEELIKQSEQKYHYLFDNNPACIIIWDLETLEVVEVNEAVFEKYGYSREEWNTMSILDCRPLEDHQKIRDFANRVLNSNETKVISKNNLRHLKKNGEEMLMEIASHKIVYNNRQAILSLGRDVTEQTKFANELRERRAQIDLFIEHSPVALAMLDIDMKYITASRRWMSDYNIVGQEIIGKSHYEIFPGLPQDWKDVHQRCLKGAIERRNEDSFIRADGSIEWIRWEVHPWYKATDEIGGIIIFAEILTESKQAAEMFKKQFENSPDIILYVNKYYKIEAINRDSPMISKEDLIGMDCISVLPPESQQIAREALEKCFETGESLEIENALTDNRWTRSRAVPVVNNGEVTHVMIFSTDVTERKRAEQKLLQSEEKYRALTDNISDAIVLVNEKFEIEYQSPSAENISGYSFNEVKFKSVFNFMHPDEFAKEQAFFNEAYNSPGVPMQNQFRIIHKDGHVIWTEGTVTNLLQNENIGAFILNYRDITNRKKFDEQLALTASIVNSSDDAIISKSIDGTITSWNVGAEKVLGYSSEETIGKHISMLVPLESRGEERNILAEIRKGKSVDHYETQRMKKNGQIIDVSLTVSPIRDTLGNVIGASKIMRDISDRKSFENDLIRYNTELKKANLELDRFVYSASHDLRAPLKSMLGLIHITKDDVEPENTVLHDRLSMLNGSIEKLDSFIEEILQYSRNARMDVESEIIDFEKLIQDIKESHKFMDGIEDVKLHIEIKSNVKLVSDYRRLRGVLSNICSNAIKYRDVSKEFPYVNVLINCNKNRANFTIEDNGVGIADKDKEKIFEMFYRATTLSTGSGLGLYIVKETLEKLGGKIFMESELKKGTRFSVEVPNQVVTID from the coding sequence ATGATAAATAAGATAAAAGCATCTGTAGAATTGTCTTTGTTGATATTTATCATGCTCTTATTTATTGTAGGAATAGGGGTTTACAGCGTTTATCAAATAAAAAACACAAACAGTAGCTCGCATGAGCTTTACACCGATAGAATGCTTCCAATGGGACAGTTGGGAGCAATTCGTTATTATTCAGCAAGTATACTTTCTATAGCACAGCAAGCCAATGGAAAGCAAATTACTTTTGAAGGAGCAAGAAAAAAAATTAGAGAAGCTCAAGACACTATCATTTTCAACTGGAAATCGTATTCTCTTACCTACCTTACACAAAATGAAAAACAAATTGCTGTAAAAACTTCAGAATTACTAAAGAAATCTAATGCAACAGTTGAAAAACTGATACTAATATTAGAGAAAGAAGATGCAGTCGCTTTAAATTCTTTTATTAATAAAGAGCTATTTCCTGCCATAAATCCAGTTTTGATAGAGATAAGCAATTTGCTTAAATTACAATTGCAAATTGGTCAAAATATAGATAGAGATACCTTGTTAGCTTATCGTGATTACATCAATGAGTTTTTACTTATTCTCCTGATAATATTCATTTTTGTTATTTCTTTTTCATACTACATGATAAAGAAAATTGAGGCCATAATTAATGTTTCAAATCTGAATAACGAAAAATTAGTTATAAGCAATCAGAATTACAGAAACCTAATTGAATATGCCGGAGAAGCCATTTTTATTTTAGATGAAAATAAACGAATTATTGATGTAAATGATTATGCCAGTAAACTGTTTGGATATACACGTGAAGAATTTCTAAAAATAAGAATTTCGGATTTAATCGTCCCACAAGAATTAGAAAAGGAGGAATGTAGTATTAAGAGTCGTAAAAAGAATGAATGCGGAATAACTTTTAATAAAATCATTAGAAAAGACGGGAGGGAAATAGATGTAGAAATTAATAATCGTTTGATGGAAGGAAATGGTGTCTTTGCTATTATTAGAGATATTACCGATCGCAATAGAACAGAGGAACTTATTAAGCAGTCAGAACAGAAATACCATTATTTGTTTGACAATAATCCAGCTTGCATTATTATATGGGATTTAGAGACCCTAGAAGTAGTGGAGGTAAATGAAGCTGTATTTGAAAAATATGGATATAGTAGAGAGGAATGGAACACGATGAGTATTTTGGATTGTCGACCTCTTGAAGATCATCAAAAAATAAGAGATTTTGCTAATCGCGTTTTGAATAGCAATGAAACCAAAGTAATAAGCAAAAATAATTTGCGTCATTTGAAGAAAAATGGAGAGGAAATGCTGATGGAAATAGCCTCTCATAAAATAGTTTACAATAATCGTCAAGCTATTTTGTCTCTTGGGCGTGATGTTACAGAACAAACGAAATTTGCAAATGAATTGCGTGAGCGTAGAGCTCAAATAGACTTGTTTATAGAGCATAGTCCAGTTGCTTTGGCCATGTTGGATATTGATATGAAATACATCACAGCAAGCCGAAGATGGATGAGTGATTATAATATTGTTGGGCAAGAAATTATAGGTAAATCACATTATGAAATTTTTCCGGGATTGCCACAAGATTGGAAAGATGTTCATCAGCGTTGTCTTAAAGGTGCTATTGAGCGGAGAAATGAGGATTCATTTATAAGAGCTGATGGTAGTATAGAATGGATAAGATGGGAAGTTCATCCATGGTACAAAGCTACGGATGAGATAGGAGGAATAATAATATTTGCCGAAATTTTAACGGAAAGTAAACAAGCTGCAGAAATGTTTAAAAAGCAATTTGAAAACTCTCCCGATATCATTCTGTATGTAAATAAATACTATAAAATTGAAGCCATAAACAGAGACTCTCCTATGATCTCAAAAGAGGATCTTATAGGTATGGATTGTATTTCGGTTTTACCGCCAGAAAGTCAACAAATTGCAAGAGAAGCGCTTGAAAAATGCTTTGAAACCGGAGAAAGCCTGGAAATTGAAAATGCATTAACAGATAATAGATGGACACGTTCTAGAGCTGTACCAGTAGTCAATAATGGAGAGGTTACTCATGTCATGATTTTTTCTACCGATGTGACAGAACGCAAAAGAGCGGAGCAAAAGCTATTGCAAAGTGAAGAAAAGTATAGGGCTTTAACAGATAATATAAGTGATGCTATTGTGTTGGTTAATGAAAAATTCGAAATAGAATATCAAAGCCCGTCTGCAGAGAATATTTCGGGTTATAGTTTTAATGAAGTAAAATTTAAATCGGTATTCAATTTTATGCATCCCGATGAGTTTGCAAAAGAGCAAGCTTTTTTTAATGAGGCATATAATTCTCCTGGAGTTCCTATGCAAAATCAGTTCCGGATTATTCATAAAGATGGACATGTTATTTGGACTGAGGGGACCGTAACAAATTTGTTGCAGAATGAAAATATTGGAGCTTTTATATTAAACTATAGAGATATAACTAACAGGAAAAAGTTTGATGAACAACTTGCTTTAACCGCTTCTATTGTAAATTCTTCAGATGATGCAATTATTAGTAAGAGTATTGATGGAACAATAACTTCATGGAATGTAGGTGCAGAGAAAGTTCTTGGATATTCTTCAGAAGAAACTATTGGGAAACATATTTCTATGCTCGTTCCGCTTGAGTCTCGTGGAGAAGAGCGAAATATACTGGCAGAAATTCGTAAAGGCAAGTCAGTAGATCATTATGAAACCCAAAGAATGAAAAAAAATGGACAAATTATAGATGTGTCTCTTACTGTTTCTCCTATCCGAGATACATTAGGGAATGTGATTGGCGCATCCAAAATCATGCGGGATATTAGTGATCGCAAAAGTTTTGAAAATGATCTTATTCGATATAATACAGAATTAAAAAAAGCCAATTTAGAATTAGATCGTTTTGTTTATAGCGCATCCCACGATTTACGTGCACCTCTCAAATCAATGTTGGGGCTCATTCATATCACTAAGGATGATGTAGAACCAGAAAATACAGTGTTGCATGATAGACTGTCTATGCTAAATGGAAGTATTGAAAAACTAGATAGTTTTATTGAAGAAATACTGCAATATTCAAGAAATGCACGAATGGATGTAGAAAGTGAAATAATTGACTTCGAAAAGTTAATTCAGGACATAAAGGAAAGTCACAAATTTATGGATGGAATTGAGGATGTGAAATTACATATAGAGATTAAATCGAATGTAAAATTAGTCTCTGATTATAGAAGATTGAGGGGTGTTTTGAGTAATATATGTTCGAATGCAATAAAATACAGAGATGTATCAAAGGAATTTCCATATGTTAATGTGTTGATTAACTGCAATAAAAATAGAGCAAACTTTACAATAGAAGATAATGGAGTTGGAATAGCAGACAAGGACAAAGAGAAAATATTTGAGATGTTTTATAGAGCAACAACGCTTTCTACAGGTTCAGGTCTTGGGTTGTATATTGTAAAAGAAACACTTGAAAAACTGGGAGGAAAAATTTTCATGGAATCTGAGCTTAAAAAAGGAACAAGATTTAGTGTTGAAGTTCCGAATCAAGTTGTCACTATAGATTAA
- a CDS encoding response regulator, whose translation METYKKKHVLLIDDNDIDNYITKHIITRSQIAEKITIKKSAIEALEYLETIKENIEEFPEIIFLDIRMPMMDGFEFLDELIKFPIVANKQCEVLMLSSSNDQNDIDRAFQYSIVKKYFTKPLKMEMLVGF comes from the coding sequence ATGGAGACATATAAAAAGAAGCATGTATTATTGATAGATGACAACGATATAGATAATTATATAACAAAACATATCATTACGAGAAGTCAGATAGCAGAAAAGATTACGATAAAAAAATCTGCAATTGAAGCATTAGAATACTTAGAAACCATTAAGGAAAATATAGAAGAATTTCCAGAGATAATTTTTCTTGATATCAGAATGCCCATGATGGATGGTTTTGAGTTTCTTGATGAGTTAATTAAATTTCCTATAGTTGCAAATAAACAATGTGAAGTTTTAATGCTATCATCATCCAATGATCAAAACGATATTGACCGTGCATTTCAGTATTCAATAGTTAAAAAGTATTTTACTAAGCCATTGAAAATGGAAATGTTAGTAGGTTTTTAG
- a CDS encoding DNA topoisomerase IV subunit B, translated as MSNQNQYTEDNIRSLDWKEHIRMRPGMYIGKLGDGSSPDDGIYILLKEVLDNCIDEFVMGSGKTIEVTIKEKTVSVRDYGRGIPLGKVVDVVSKMNTGGKYDTKAFQKSVGLNGVGTKAVNALSNYFRVESVREDKQKAAEFSAGNLVTEEDIIETTKRKGTKVTFTPDETIFKNYKFRLEYVIKMVKNYCYLNNGLTIIFNGEKYYSENGLRDLLEETISEEDLEYPIIHLKDNDIEIALTHSKTQYSEEYHSFVNGQNTTQGGTHLAAYREAIVKTIREFYNKNFEASDIRKSIVSAISIKVMEPVFESQTKTKLGSTDMGSDDGTVPVSVRTFVNDFIKTKLDNYLHKNTPTAEALLRKILQAERERKELSGIRKLATDRAKKANLHNKKLRDCRAHLPDTKNPRNLESTLFITEGDSASGSITKSRDVNTQAVFSLRGKPLNSYGMSKKIVYENEEFNLLQAALDIEDGLEKLRYNNIVIATDADVDGMHIRLLLITFFLQFFPELIKEGHLYILQTPLFRVRNKKETIYCYSEEERVAAIEKLKPKPEITRFKGLGEISPDEFKNFIGDTIRLDPVMMDKHTSIEQLLSFYMGKNTPDRQEFIIKNLKVEIDEFEEVK; from the coding sequence ATGTCCAATCAAAATCAATATACCGAAGATAATATTCGTTCACTCGACTGGAAAGAGCATATCCGTATGCGTCCAGGAATGTACATTGGAAAACTCGGTGATGGGTCTTCGCCAGATGATGGTATTTACATTCTTTTAAAAGAGGTTTTAGATAACTGTATAGATGAGTTCGTAATGGGCTCAGGAAAAACTATTGAGGTAACCATTAAAGAAAAAACGGTTTCAGTTCGTGATTACGGACGTGGAATACCGTTAGGAAAAGTGGTAGATGTAGTCTCAAAAATGAATACAGGAGGGAAGTATGATACAAAAGCTTTCCAAAAATCTGTAGGTTTAAATGGTGTAGGAACAAAGGCCGTAAATGCACTTTCAAATTATTTTAGAGTAGAATCTGTTCGTGAAGACAAACAGAAGGCTGCTGAATTTTCTGCTGGAAATCTAGTCACAGAAGAAGATATAATTGAAACGACAAAACGAAAAGGGACAAAAGTCACTTTTACACCAGACGAAACGATTTTCAAAAATTATAAATTCCGTTTAGAATATGTAATAAAAATGGTCAAAAACTATTGTTACTTAAACAATGGTTTGACGATTATTTTTAATGGGGAAAAATATTATTCAGAAAATGGACTTCGTGATTTATTAGAAGAAACAATTAGTGAAGAAGATCTTGAATATCCAATTATTCATTTGAAAGATAATGATATAGAGATTGCTTTAACCCACAGTAAAACACAATATAGCGAAGAGTATCACTCTTTTGTAAACGGTCAGAATACAACGCAGGGAGGAACACACTTAGCAGCTTACAGAGAAGCAATTGTAAAAACCATTAGAGAGTTTTACAACAAAAATTTCGAAGCTTCGGATATTAGAAAATCGATTGTAAGTGCAATCAGTATCAAGGTAATGGAACCGGTTTTTGAATCTCAAACCAAAACTAAATTAGGTTCTACAGATATGGGGTCTGATGATGGAACGGTGCCCGTTTCAGTTCGTACTTTTGTAAATGATTTTATCAAAACGAAATTAGATAACTATCTACATAAAAATACTCCAACAGCAGAAGCTTTATTGCGTAAAATTCTGCAGGCAGAGCGTGAAAGAAAAGAATTATCAGGAATTAGAAAATTAGCCACAGATCGTGCCAAAAAAGCCAATCTGCACAATAAAAAATTAAGAGATTGTCGAGCGCATCTTCCTGATACTAAAAATCCAAGAAATTTAGAAAGTACACTTTTCATTACCGAGGGAGATTCGGCTTCTGGTTCGATTACCAAATCGCGTGATGTTAATACCCAAGCGGTTTTTAGTTTGCGTGGTAAGCCTTTGAATTCATACGGAATGAGTAAAAAAATTGTGTATGAAAATGAAGAATTCAATTTATTGCAAGCCGCTCTGGATATTGAGGATGGATTAGAAAAATTGCGTTATAACAACATTGTAATTGCTACCGATGCCGATGTCGATGGAATGCACATTCGCTTACTATTGATTACGTTTTTCTTGCAGTTTTTTCCGGAATTAATCAAAGAAGGGCATTTGTACATTTTGCAAACACCACTTTTTAGAGTTCGAAACAAAAAAGAAACCATTTATTGCTATTCAGAAGAAGAACGAGTAGCAGCAATAGAAAAACTAAAACCAAAGCCAGAAATCACTCGATTTAAGGGATTAGGAGAGATTTCGCCAGATGAGTTTAAGAATTTCATTGGAGATACAATCCGTCTTGATCCGGTTATGATGGATAAACATACTTCGATAGAACAGTTGTTGTCTTTCTATATGGGGAAAAACACACCAGACAGACAAGAATTTATCATCAAGAATTTGAAAGTAGAAATTGATGAGTTTGAAGAAGTGAAATAA